The Kroppenstedtia pulmonis genome has a segment encoding these proteins:
- the sbnB gene encoding 2,3-diaminopropionate biosynthesis protein SbnB → MEHMTVLYLSQQDIREIGGDRSHLYVEAVRQALIAHARGEFVQPLKPYLRVEPEGHIADRIIAMPAHIGSPGMSGIKWVGSKHDNPDKRGLERASALIILNDPKTHYPVAVMEGSLISGMRTAAVTVLAARYLAREGFEQVGIIGCGVIARMHTFSLLEQFPAIRRILLHDQNAEAANRLALLLRKRYPKLAVTVTDTPRITVEQAEVLVPCTVTDRPYIPLEWIPKGAFVSNISIMDLHKEVFTGVDKVVVDDWDQSNRERKVIHQLVLEGRFSRNHLHGELGEIIIGTKPGREKEDERIVLNPMGMAIEDIACAEAIYRRALEQHGGRLLPLYASTRDSEVGQV, encoded by the coding sequence GGGAAATAGGAGGGGATCGCTCCCACCTTTACGTGGAAGCAGTGAGACAGGCATTGATTGCCCATGCCAGGGGAGAATTTGTACAACCTCTGAAACCCTATTTACGGGTGGAACCGGAAGGACACATCGCAGATCGGATCATTGCCATGCCTGCCCATATTGGTTCGCCGGGTATGTCAGGGATAAAGTGGGTGGGAAGCAAGCATGACAATCCGGATAAACGGGGGTTGGAGCGGGCGAGTGCTTTGATTATTCTTAATGATCCCAAAACCCATTATCCGGTAGCGGTAATGGAAGGAAGTCTGATCAGCGGGATGCGTACGGCAGCGGTGACCGTTCTGGCGGCCCGATATTTGGCCCGTGAGGGGTTTGAACAGGTGGGGATCATTGGATGCGGGGTCATTGCCCGGATGCACACTTTTAGTCTCCTTGAGCAGTTTCCCGCCATTCGCAGAATCCTTTTGCATGATCAGAACGCGGAAGCAGCGAATCGGCTGGCTCTTCTCTTGCGGAAGAGATATCCAAAGTTAGCGGTAACCGTTACGGATACCCCACGGATAACGGTGGAACAGGCGGAAGTTCTGGTTCCCTGTACAGTGACGGATCGACCCTATATTCCATTGGAGTGGATTCCCAAGGGGGCCTTTGTCAGCAACATTTCCATCATGGACCTTCACAAGGAGGTCTTCACCGGGGTGGATAAAGTGGTGGTCGATGACTGGGATCAGAGCAATCGGGAACGGAAAGTCATCCATCAACTGGTATTGGAAGGTCGTTTTTCCCGGAATCACCTTCACGGGGAGTTGGGAGAAATCATCATCGGTACCAAACCGGGACGGGAAAAGGAGGATGAAAGAATTGTTCTGAATCCCATGGGGATGGCCATTGAAGACATTGCCTGTGCCGAAGCGATTTACCGTCGTGCCCTGGAGCAACATGGAGGAAGGTTGTTGCCACTGTATGCTTCGACAAGGGATTCAGAGGTGGGTCAAGTATGA